The Brassica napus cultivar Da-Ae chromosome C7, Da-Ae, whole genome shotgun sequence genome has a segment encoding these proteins:
- the LOC106410300 gene encoding probable pre-mRNA-splicing factor ATP-dependent RNA helicase DEAH5 — MEKKELNKLNHLSLVSNICNELETHLGQAPKDLAEYIIHLGRNSETSDELDKKLKKDGAELPDYFVRSLLTVIHGIYPPQPKSDDVEEDGGEKGRFKGLAIRDTKDKVKELEKEIEREAQERQREEDRNRRGSGRDRDRDDRRDRHRDRNRGDEDGDDRRSGRHRGRDRGDDDRRGDRHRGRDRGDDERGDRHRGRSRGDDEGGEGRSDRRRDRGVQDEYTGANEPELYQVYKGRVTRVMDSGCFVQFDRFRGKEGLVHVSQMATRRVDRAESVVKRDMEVYVKVVSIKEGGKYSLSMKDVDQNTGRDLIPLKKPSDDDDLGRSNPSYRTKDGQVTKTGISGIRIVEESNVAPSRRPLKKMSSPERWEAKQLIAAGALKASEFPDYDEDGDGMLYQEEGAEEELEIEMNEEEPAFLQGQTRYSVDMSPVKIFKNPEGSLSRAAALQSALTKERREMREQQQRTMLDSIPKDLNRPWEDPMPETGERHLAQELRGVGLSAYDMPEWKKDAFGKTPTFGQRSKLSIQEQRESLPIYKLKKELIQAVHDNQVLVVIGETGSGKTTQVTQYLAEAGYTTKGKIGCTQPRRVAAMSVAKRVAEEFGCRLGEEVGYAIRFEDCTGPDTVIKYMTDGMLLREILIDENLSQYSVIMLDEAHERTIHTDVLFGLLKKLLKRRLDLRLIVTSATLDAEKFSGYFFNCNIFTIPGRTFPVEILYTKQPESDYLDAALITVLQIHLTEPEGDILLFLTGQEEIDSACQSLYERMKNLGKNVPELIILPVYSALPSEMQSRIFDPPPPGTRKVVVATNIAEASLTIDGIYYVVDPGFAKQNVYNPKQGLESLVITPISQASAKQRAGRAGRTGPGKCYRLYTESAYRNEMPPTSIPEIQRINLGMTTLTMKAMGINDLLSFDFMDPPQPQALISAMEQLYSLGALDEEGLLTKLGRKMAEFPLEPPLSKMLLASVDLGCSDEILTMIAMIQTGNIFYRPREKQAQADQKRAKFFQPEGDHLTLLAVYEAWKAKNFSGPWCFENFIQSRSLRRAQDVRKQLLSIMDKYKLEVVSAGKNFTKIRKAITAGFFFHGARKDPQEGYRTLVENQPVYIHPSSALFQRQPDWVIYHDLVMTTKEYMREVTVIDPKWLVELAPRFFKVADPTHMSKRKRQERIEPLYDRYHEPNSWRLSKRRA, encoded by the exons ATGGAGAAGAAAGAGTTGAACAAGCTAAACCATCTATCTCTCGTCTCCAACATTTGCAACGAGTTAGAGACGCATCTAGGTCAAGCGCCGAAGGATTTGGCCGAGTATATCATCCATCTCGGCCGCAACTCCGAGACCTCCGACGAACTCGACAAGAAGCTTAAGAAGGACGGCGCAGAGCTTCCTGACTATTTCGTCCGCTCGCTGTTAACCGTAATCCACGGGATCTACCCTCCGCAGCCCAAGTCCGACGATGTGGAAGAAGATGGCGGAGAAAAAGGGAGATTCAAAGGCTTGGCGATTAGGGATACTAAGGATAAGGTCAAGGAGCTCGAGAAGGAGATTGAGAGGGAAGCTCaggagagacagagagaggagGATCGGAATCGGAGAGGTTCCGGTAGGGATAGGGATCGAGATGATAGAAGGGATCGGCATAGAGATAGGAATCGTGGAGATGAAGATGGTGATGATAGAAGAAGTGGTAGGCATAGGGGAAGAGACCGTGGTGATGATGATAGAAGAGGAGATAGGCATAGAGGAAGAGACCGTGGAGATGATGAAAGAGGTGATAGGCATAGGGGGAGATCACGTGGCGATGATGAAGGAGGAGAGGGAAGAAGTGATAGGCGTAGAGATCGTGGTGTGCAGGATGAGTACACTGGTGCGAATGAGCCTGAGCTGTATCAGGTATACAAAGGAAGAGTGACTAGGGTGATGGACTCTGGCTGCTTTGTTCAGTTTGATAGGTTTAGAGGGAAAGAAGGTTTGGTCCATGTTTCGCAGATGGCTACTAGAAGGGTTGATAGGGCTGAGAGTGTGGTGAAGCGGGATATGGAAGTTTACGTCAAAGTAGTATCCATTAAAGAGGGTGGCAAGTACAGTCTTTCCATGAAGGACGTTGATCAGAACACGGGGAGAGACTTGATCCCGCTGAAGAAGCCgtcagatgatgatgatttagGGAGGAGTAATCCGTCGTATAGAACAAAGGATGGGCAAGTCACCAAGACTGGGATTTCAGGGATTCGGATTGTTGAGGAGAGTAATGTCGCGCCTTCACGTAGGCcattgaagaagatgagttcCCCTGAGAGATGGGAAGCGAAACAGCTCATTGCTGCTGGTGCCTTGAAAGCGAGTGAGTTTCCTGATTACGATGAGGATGGAGATGGGATGCTTTATCAGGAGGAAGGTGCTGAAGAAGAGCTTGAGATTGAGATGAATGAAGAAGAACCTGCTTTTTTACAAGGGCAGACCAGGTACTCTGTTGACATGTCTCCTGTTAAGATCTTCAAAAATCCAGAAGGTTCCTTGAGTCGTGCTGCTGCGCTTCAGTCTGCGCTCACCAAGGAGAGGAGAGAAATGAGGGAACAGCAGCAGAGAACAATGCTTGACTCCATCCCCAAGGATCTGAATCGTCCTTGGGAAGACCCTATGCCTGAAACTGGTGAAAGGCATCTTGCTCAGGAGCTTAGAGGTGTCGGGTTATCTGCTTATGACATGCCTGAGTGGAAGAAGGATGCTTTCGGTAAAACTCCAACTTTTGGACAAAGATCAAAGCTTTCTATCCAGGAGCAAAGGGAGAGCCTTCCTATATACAAGCTGAAGAAGGAGCTGATACAGGCTGTGCACGACAACCAAGTTTTGGTGGTCATTGGTGAGACTGGGTCAGGGAAGACGACACAAGTTACTCAGTATCTTGCAGAAGCAGGTTACACAACGAAAGGAAAGATTGGGTGTACTCAGCCTCGTAGGGTTGCAGCAATGTCTGTTGCAAAGAGAGTAGCTGAGGAGTTTGGTTGTCGTTTGGGAGAGGAAGTAGGATATGCAATTCGGTTTGAGGATTGTACTGGACCAGATACGGTGATCAAGTACATGACTGATGGTATGCTTCTAAGGGAGATTCTGATTGATGAAAACCTCTCTCAGTACTCTGTTATAATGCTTGATGAAGCTCATGAGCGGACAATTCACACTGATGTGTTGTTTGGTCTTCTAAAGAAGCTGTTGAAACGCAGGCTTGACCTTCGTCTGATTGTCACATCCGCCACATTGGATGCAGAGAAATTCTCTGGGTATTTCTTCAACTGCAACATCTTTACAATTCCTGGAAGAACCTTCCCTGTAGAGATTCTGTATACCAAACAGCCAGAAAGCGATTACCTGGATGCAGCTCTGATCACAGTTCTTCAGATTCACTTGACTGAGCCAGAGGGTGACATTCTTCTCTTCTTGACGGGTCAGGAAGAAATCGATTCTGCATGCCAGTCTCTGTACGAGAGGATGAAAAATCTGGGTAAAAACGTTCCTGAACTCATCATACTTCCTGTTTACAGTGCCCTCCCTAGTGAAATGCAGTCTAGAATATttgatcctcctcctcctggtACCCGGAAAGTGGTTGTAGCTACAAATATTGCAGAAGCGTCTTTGACAATAGATGGAATTTATTATGTTGTTGATCCTGGGTTTGCAAAGCAGAACGTGTATAATCCAAAGCAAGGACTAGAATCGCTTGTCATAACTCCAATCTCACAGGCATCGGCGAAGCAGAGGGCTGGACGCGCTGGCCGTACTGGTCCAGGGAAATGTTACCGTCTCTACACAGAGAGCGCATACCGTAATGAGATGCCTCCTACATCAATCCCTGAAATCCAGAGGATTAACCTTGGAATGACAACCCTGACCATGAAAGCAATGGGTATTAATGACCTGTTGTCGTTTGATTTCATGGATCCACCCCAACCGCAGGCGTTGATCTCTGCTATGGAACAGTTGTACAGCCTGGGAGCTTTGGATGAGGAAGGACTGTTGACAAAGCTTGGTAGAAAAATGGCTGAGTTTCCTCTTGAACCACCGCTATCTAAAATGTTGCTGGCGAGTGTGGATCTTGGGTGCAGCGATGAGATTTTGACGATGATTGCTATGATCCAGACGGGAAACATATTTTATAGACCGAGGGAGAAGCAAGCTCAAGCAGACCAGAAGAGGGCAAAGTTTTTCCAGCCTGAAGGTGACCACTTGACATTGCTAGCTGTATATGAAGCTTGGAAAGCTAAGAACTTCTCAGGTCCATGGTGTTTTGAGAACTTCATACAGTCAAGATCACTACGACGTGCTCAAGACGTGAGGAAACAGCTTCTCAGCATTATGGACAA ATATAAACTAGAAGTGGTGAGTGCGGGAAAGAACTTCACGAAGATAAGGAAAGCGATCACAGCAGGATTCTTCTTCCATGGAGCAAGAAAAGATCCTCAGGAAGGTTACAGGACGCTAGTGGAGAATCAACCGGTTTACATACACCCGAGCAGTGCATTGTTCCAGAGACAACCAGATTGGGTGATATATCACGATCTTGTGATGACGACCAAGGAGTACATGCGAGAGGTGACCGTGATTGACCCGAAGTGGCTTGTtgagctagctccaaggttttTCAAAGTGGCTGATCCAACCCATATGAGCAAGCGTAAGCGCCAGGAACGCATAGAGCCTTTGTATGATCGTTATCACGAGCCCAACTCATGGCGTCTCAGTAAAAGACGTGCTTGA